Proteins encoded together in one Desulfuromonadales bacterium window:
- a CDS encoding cytochrome c → MKNAGKLLACFTLMIFAATAALAAQGGNPKKGKYLYKKECKACHDAGGEGGKLTPLSKTQAQWDRFFEKDKHKNKPEAFKKFSDQDVKDIQQFLFDHAADSDQPETCG, encoded by the coding sequence ATGAAAAATGCCGGGAAACTGCTCGCCTGCTTCACCCTGATGATCTTTGCCGCGACCGCCGCTCTGGCGGCGCAGGGGGGGAATCCCAAAAAAGGGAAATACCTCTACAAGAAGGAGTGCAAGGCTTGCCACGATGCCGGGGGCGAAGGCGGGAAGCTGACTCCGCTGTCGAAGACCCAGGCGCAGTGGGACCGCTTCTTCGAGAAGGACAAGCACAAGAACAAGCCGGAAGCGTTCAAGAAGTTCTCCGATCAGGATGTCAAGGACATCCAGCAGTTTCTGTTTGATCATGCCGCCGACTCGGACCAGCCCGAGACCTGCGGTTAA